From one Lolium rigidum isolate FL_2022 chromosome 4, APGP_CSIRO_Lrig_0.1, whole genome shotgun sequence genomic stretch:
- the LOC124650488 gene encoding LOW QUALITY PROTEIN: cyclin-T1-4-like (The sequence of the model RefSeq protein was modified relative to this genomic sequence to represent the inferred CDS: inserted 1 base in 1 codon), protein MAMLPSDSSHHGIVENSPYRITKSGNEEAGKLGASWYFSRKEIEENSPSKKDGIDLKKESYLRKLYCTYLQDLGMRLKVPQVTIATSIVFCHRFYLRQSHAKNDRRTIATVCMFLAGKVEETPRPLKDVIMVSYELIHKKDPAAGQKIKQREVYDRQKELILLGERVVLATLGFDLNVHHPYKPLVETIKKFKITHNALPQVAWNFVNDGLRTSLCLQFKSHHIAAGALFLAGKFLKVKFLPDDGEKAWYQEFDVTPRQLEEVSNQMLELYEHNRVVQSQPTHGNEAEGSSAIVLNQGISVKAQAKSEEPPVLGHHQASKQSDSNHSTSTGVPIHNGAEDSNRNKQISSQRSLQNVNGDHGIDKTSCQSGVGVGAGINDGMHDDKKSLPGSSRSSDKSDIPMEEQKPFLSHASSCETRDGNLNNGDVPSVSSSMMDAMNKIDKDKVKAALEKRRRLKGDVARKVDVMDDEDLLESELEHGVELTVEDEKIKSGDVAENGDHREQNVPEAEVLVDVKEECSPAKRNDGFEQVPEXLMMHRSTSRAMIMLSFLVDIHKMPQPVDLKVDGLELVEFLV, encoded by the exons ATGGCTATGCTCCCAAGTGATTCGTCCCATCATGGAATTGTGGAAAATAGCCCCTACAGAATTACGAAGAGTGGGAATGAGGAAGCTGGTAAACTTGGTGCTTCATGGTATTTCAGTAGAAAGGAAATAGAAGAGAATTCTCCATCCAAGAAGGATGGCATTGATTTAAAGAAAGAGTCTTACCTTCGAAAATTGTACTGTACGTATCTGCAAGATTTGGGGATGCGGCTGAAAGT GCCTCAAGTGACGATTGCTACATCTATTGTTTTCTGTCACCGTTTTTACCTTCGTCAATCTCATGCAAAAAATGACAGACGA ACAATCGCTACTGTTTGCATGTTCTTGGCTGGAAAAGTTGAAGAAACACCTAGGCCTTTGAAGGATGTAATCATGGTTTCTTACGAGCTTATTCATAAAAAGGATCCTGCTGCTGGTCAGAAAATCAAGCAGAGG GAAGTATATGATCGGCAAAAAGAACTTATTTTACTTGGAGAGCGAGTTGTACTTGCAACACTTGGTTTTGACCTTAATGTGCACCATCCTTACAAGCCCCTGGTTgaaacaataaagaaattcaAGATTACTCATAACGCACTTCCTCAAGTTGCCTGGAATTTTGTCAATGATGG GCTGCGTACTTCACTTTGCCTGCAATTCAAGTCTCATCATATTGCAGCAGGTGCTCTCTTTTTGGCTGGTAAGTTTCTCAAAGTGAAGTTTCTTCCAGATGATGGTGAGAAGGCTTGGTATCAGGAATTCGATGTGACACCAAGACAGCTGGAAG AGGTTAGCAATCAAATGTTAGAGCTGTATGAGCATAACCGTGTAGTGCAGTCACAGCCAACACATGGGAATGAAGCTGAAGGGAGCTCTGCTATTGTGCTTAATCAAGGAATCTCTGTAAAAGCTCAAGCGAAGTCCGAGGAACCTCCTGTTCTTGGGCATCATCAAGCATCTAAACAGTCAGATTCCAATCATTCTACCTCAACAGGTGTTCCAATTCACAATGGTGCCGAGGACTCGAATCGAAACAAGCAAATCAGTAGCCAGAGAAGTCTGCAAAATGTCAATGGTGACCATGGAATCGACAAAACAAGCTGTCAGAGTGGAGTTGGAGTTGGTGCTGGTATAAACGACGGTATGCATGATGACAAAAAGTCCTTGCCAGGAAGTTCCAGATCCAGTGACAAATCTGATATTCCAATGGAAGAGCAGAAGCCTTTTCTATCGCATGCTAGTTCATGTGAAACCAGAGATGGTAATCTCAATAACGGTGATGTTCCCAGTGTCTCATCCTCCATGATGGATGCCATGAATAAAATTGACAAGGATAAGGTCAAGGCAGCTCTggagaagcgaagaagattgaaaGGTGATGTTGCTAGGAAGGTAGATGTGATGGATGATGAAGATCTACTAGAGAGTGAATTAGAACACGGTGTAGAATTGACTGTTGAGGATGAGAAGATCAAGTCTGGTGATGTTGCAGAAAATGGGGACCATCGGGAGCAGAATGTGCCAGAGGCTGAGGTTCTGGTGGACGTTAAAGAAGAGTGTTCTCCAGCCAAGAGAAATGATGGTTTTGAGCAGGTCCCAG CTCTCATGATGCACCGAAGCACATCGAGGGCCATGATAATGCTCAGCTTTTTGGTAGACATACATAAAATGCCTCAGCCAGTCGACCTGAAGGTTGATGGGCTAGAATTGGTGGAATTCTTGGTATAA